Genomic window (Musa acuminata AAA Group cultivar baxijiao chromosome BXJ1-9, Cavendish_Baxijiao_AAA, whole genome shotgun sequence):
CCGGTAATCCGCCCGCGTAGCCCCATCACGATGAACATGTAATGTAGTTTGTAGCCCACTACTCTTACTACCAATGAACAATTAGGAAACCTAGTAattaagaagcagcagcagcagccatgaAGGATGAGGAAAGGTAAAGAGACAATACTAGATCAGCGGCGCCACTGACGATCCATAGTTCGTGCCGTCTGGCCAAccagcgccgccgccgccgccgccgccgccgatggCAGCATTCCAGTACATTGCTGCAGCTGGACCCAAATTATCCAAAGAATTCTCCGGTGGAATCTGCCAGTCTATGCAGCTGCTCATGTTGTTGTTGGTCATGGTGTTGGTCTGCCCTTCTAATTTCACTTCCTTCATCATCCCATTGATGCTATCGCCCATCCCGGAGGCCTGCCATTCATCGAAGGGCAACAAGGTTTGGTAGTCCTCCACTTGTTTCGGCTGTTTGATGCCTGATACTAGCAGTGACGCGGACGACAGAGACGACCCGAAGAGTGGATAGTCGTTCAAGAGCGAGATCATGGCCGGGTTCACCGGCAGCAACGGACGAAGCTCGCCGAACTGGTACTCGTCATCGCGATGCATGTTGGACGAGAGGCCGAGGCCAAGTGCCCCGAGATGAGGCTGCAGATCGAAGGCAGACGTGGAAGACGGGATATGGAAGCCGTTCGAGATAATTGGCAAATTGAGGCTCATGTCCGAGGGCGAAGCCGCGGTTTGCAGGGCGTAAATCGCGGTGGCGTCGAGGTGGGAAGAGGTAGAGATCTGCGCCGCAAGGGAAGGGACCGGATCCGGAGGCAGAAGAGGGCGGGAGTGCTTATTGTTCGGCGGCACCGTGGGAGCGGCCCCGGGCTTCTTGGCGCGCTTGTTCTTGCGGCACCCGCCGCCCACGGGGACGTTCCGGAGCGTGCCGCCTCGCGTCCAGTACCGCTTGCACGCCTTGCAGAAGTGCCGTGGCTGAGACaggctgtagttgttgtagtagcagaacttggtgttggaGGAGTCGCAGCGAGGGCATCTCAGGGGCGCCTGCGGATGATCTTGCGCTGATGGCTTGTCAACAACCCTCGCAGCATTGGAAGTAATGGAATCGGCACGAACCATGTTGGCCTTGTTGGTGTTACTACTGGTACTGCTACTGTTGTtggtgttggtggtggtggtggtgctgctgGTGGTGTTACTGCTATTCTTTGCAGTGATCCGAAGCCTTTCACCCATCATCTGCAGAGAAAATTGAACCAAGGAGCTCTGAGATCTGAGAGAAAGCAGGAGAGAGGAAAGCTAGGGCTGGAGAGGTGTGAATGATGGAAACCAGAGAAGGTTCCCTGACAAGAGCTACACAACAAAGACAAGCATGCAGTATTATTGACTGATGGCGATAGCGATAGAGCGCGAGAGGTAGTGAGGGACAGATGCCACATGTGGGCTAGTGGAGGGAAGGAAACATCGGTACCAACCTACCTGTAGCCATTCCTCGCCTGAGTCGATGCTCAACTTCTCTCCATCGCAGtgcatcttcttccttcctcACGTACCAACTGCAACTCCAGATACAAATGATATCCAGAGAGAATTTTAAGGTAGAagcagagagaagagagagatgggTCCCGAGAGGAGATGAACACAGACTTCCTGTGGTTGCAGCGGCCAAGAAAGAGTAGTTCCAAGTATTCGGATTAGGCATACAGCAGGAACAAGGTCGCCGAAGGAATGGAGTATATAAGTAGCAGAAGCAAGGGGAAGGCAGCAGGAATCCCGAGGGAAGAGTCGTGAGCGGGAGAAACGAGGCAATTGAGAGGCAGGAGAAGAATCCTTGCGACTGCCACTcgcctttcttttccttttaatttttgTCTCTGTTCCCTCTGCTTCTTTCTACAGTTCAAAGCagcctccctcctcctcttccttaaaAGAAAGGAATTCCCGTAGGAAAGTGACAACACCCACCATGTGATGTTGTGTATGTATAGtaaccacagagagagagagagagagagagagagagagagagagactctatTTTAGGTCTCGTCGCTGCTCCTCTCTCTGCAGAGCTGCCGTTAGGCGCAGGCGTGCCACTGCTTTAAGAGGACAGCCGATGGGCTCACCCATGTGGGCAGCTCACAGATCCCTGCtactgtttctctctctctctctctctctctctttctctctgaagATAAAGAAGAAGGCAATCACGCTTGACGGAGAGGGGAACAAACGACAAAGGGATTTTGTAGTCTCCCGAGGGATCTCCACTAGTCGCTCACAATTATTCTCTCCTCAAACCCAAGTATTCTACATCATATCTAAAGAAGATGATGTCAGGATATGCATTCGACGTCGCTTCTGTCTCTCATTCCACCCTTTCAAGTAAAGCAGTAATGATACCTCTCAAGGCTTTGGTGGCATGGATGGAGCAACAACTCCAACATGGTCTTTCATGCTGCTTGCTCTCATACTTTGCCCATCGATGGTTATGTTGTAATGGTTAAAGAGAGCAGTAGTGAGCACGAGTAGTTTCTCGAGCATTCAAACACAGTGCTTTGAGGTCTGGATAAAAGGTGCGAGCGAAGAAGAAGGGAGAGCGAAAGGCTTTTTGGTCAAAGCATGAGTGTGGCGGTGGGGTGGGGCCCAGGAGGCCACCCACCACCCGAAGTAGATTCTTGTTGGATTGGCCGACGCATTGCATGCACATGGAAAGATGATAACCTTACGGGAGTAGAATAATCTCGATACCGTGACGAGAGAAAGAGGAGAACAGAATGTGTGAATGAGAatcgagagaagagagagagatagagagaatcCAACACACTCACCAATAAATCTAACCATAATATTCCGCCACGACAAAGATCTTAGTTCCTATTATCCTACCCTACTCAACTCTACTCTGTAACATTCTCATAATTAGACTAGGgataatatgtatgtatatgagaGTAGGGTGCTTTGAGCGCATCTTGATATAGACTTGTAATGGTTGGTGTGGATGAGAGACTTGTGAACCATAGGAATTGAATAGTGATGTGGATGCACATGAGACTCGCCACTGAAACTTAGCATGTTCTTGTGGCTGTCACAATAGGAAGACTTCCATGTTTGAGGGTCCATTTCGGACTCATGGTAGAGTCTGATAGGATTTTGCTTGCACTGTTGGCAACAGATGAAGTTCATTATCTTTCCTATATGATTAAGCCATTGGCTGAATCGGGCCACCATTTTCCTATTGGCAAGGTTTTAATTTGTGCTTATAATGGCTATAATAATAATGTATTTATGAGTATTTGACATCAAAGTGGACTGTTAAAAATGCACCAAAATGATAAATAATACTGTGATTTATTGGTCATATTAACTTCAATATTATCCACCTAACATCATGATTCAAATTCAAAATTATATTatgttatcattatgaaatttattTACCATTATAACAGAGAATAATGGATTGTACTTGTCATTGGGAAATTTATTTACCATCACCATTATGTTATCATGGAATTCTGCACTTGGCTAAGGAAAAGATGGAGGAACATAGTTCAACATGACACAACTGGTTGAcccaaattcaaatctaataaatGGAAACAAGAGAAAAACTAAGGCTGTGGTTGACAGCCATCACTcagaaacaaagaaaagaaagaagagtttAGATTGAGATATTTGTTTTACTTTTTGACAGTCAATGTTCAGATCCCACTAGAAATATTCAAACTTGATCTTGTTTCATGCTATGTGTATGTCATAAGAACAGGAGAAATTTCAACAGAAGGAAGGTGCGAGATTCATGGAATCTTGTTAGGTCCAAGTGCACTAAATGGTGTtccatccaataagacaatgcgACCAACTTGAACATTGACATTATGTTATTGGATATGAATCTTGTTTAGTGGTTTCAGAGCTTCATGTAAAGTTCAACCCATGTTAGTTAGCATTCATTTTGAACACTTCATAAAAATGTTTCTCTACGGAATATGTATTGCATGCACATAATAGATATCTTTCACGTTTTAATGTTCCATTTAAGGTGTAATATTATCGGTGGCCAAATCATATTAGAAATGAATGGGAACCTTCTTCATCAACAGATTTAGTCTTGGCTATAATTCCTTCATCCATCTGATGACAAATCAAGTCAGACAAGATTTTGAAGGGTTGGTGGTGATCCATTCCATCCACAAATCTGGTCAGACCAGATTTTGAGGAGCAGAGAGGAGAAAAAGCTCGGCACATTGAGTGTAAGAACTAACATAATTTAAGCTTGGAAATCTACGACAGTCATGACAAAGTAACCACAGGTGACAGGATCAACCAGATAATCGAGCTGCGATTCTTGGTCGAAGTCATCGTCTATGACTACAAATACTAATCGTTCTTTCGCCATATCGTAATCAATGCTGAAGAAA
Coding sequences:
- the LOC103997649 gene encoding dof zinc finger protein DOF1.4 isoform X2; this translates as MMGERLRITAKNSSNTTSSTTTTTNTNNSSSTSSNTNKANMVRADSITSNAARVVDKPSAQDHPQAPLRCPRCDSSNTKFCYYNNYSLSQPRHFCKACKRYWTRGGTLRNVPVGGGCRKNKRAKKPGAAPTVPPNNKHSRPLLPPDPVPSLAAQISTSSHLDATAIYALQTAASPSDMSLNLPIISNGFHIPSSTSAFDLQPHLGALGLGLSSNMHRDDEYQFGELRPLLPVNPAMISLLNDYPLFGSSLSSASLLVSGIKQPKQVEDYQTLLPFDEWQASGMGDSINGMMKEVKLEGQTNTMTNNNMSSCIDWQIPPENSLDNLGPAAAMYWNAAIGGGGGGGGAGWPDGTNYGSSVAPLIYKSSGLQTTLHVHRDGATRADYRRECGSERSCRLQTSQAPCVFSVIAASRRPFAPRGTSDPFG
- the LOC103997649 gene encoding dof zinc finger protein DOF1.4 isoform X1, which produces MHCDGEKLSIDSGEEWLQMMGERLRITAKNSSNTTSSTTTTTNTNNSSSTSSNTNKANMVRADSITSNAARVVDKPSAQDHPQAPLRCPRCDSSNTKFCYYNNYSLSQPRHFCKACKRYWTRGGTLRNVPVGGGCRKNKRAKKPGAAPTVPPNNKHSRPLLPPDPVPSLAAQISTSSHLDATAIYALQTAASPSDMSLNLPIISNGFHIPSSTSAFDLQPHLGALGLGLSSNMHRDDEYQFGELRPLLPVNPAMISLLNDYPLFGSSLSSASLLVSGIKQPKQVEDYQTLLPFDEWQASGMGDSINGMMKEVKLEGQTNTMTNNNMSSCIDWQIPPENSLDNLGPAAAMYWNAAIGGGGGGGGAGWPDGTNYGSSVAPLIYKSSGLQTTLHVHRDGATRADYRRECGSERSCRLQTSQAPCVFSVIAASRRPFAPRGTSDPFG